In Quercus robur chromosome 11, dhQueRobu3.1, whole genome shotgun sequence, the sequence TGGGTCTAACTTGTGATTGGTTTTAAGGAATCTTTCTAATTTTGGTCCTTGAATTTAACATAAACTAGTAAGGTTTTTTACTAAATTTGATATTTCGTATTCATTAATGGCCGTATAGGAAAGGTAATGGAGCCAAGGAGGTTGTACAGAGTAATCACGAAGTAAAAGTCTATAATGGTGTGGACAAATATTAcaaattgtaataaaatgatAAGAATTAACCTCTTGGACATTATTATAGCCTTGCACTAGTATTATTTCATAGTGCCTTGCaaactaaaatgaaataattatagtCAGTAACTTAAGACAACTCCCTTTTTTTGTTAGTAATTATAgatggatgatgatgaagaagaggacCCGCACACAGTGCGGCAGCTGGTCTAGCTGCTGCACTGTGTGCAGCTTGGGCTGCTGCACTGGGTTGCACACAGTGCAGCAGCTAGACTAGCTGCTGCACCTGTGTGCAACCCAGTGCAGCAGCCCAAGCTGCACTGGCTGCTGCACTGTGTGCAGCTTGGGCTGCTGCACTGGGTTGCACACAGTGCAGCAGCTAGACTAGCTGCTGCACCTGTGTGCAACCCAGTGCAGCAGCCCAAGCTGCACTGGCTGCTGCACTGTGTGCAGCTTGGGCTGCACACTGCACTGGCAGCTAGTCCAAGCTGCAACATGGATGAttataattctattttttgcatTCTATTTTTTGCATTCCCGGCTGGAattctattttttgcatttcttatgGTTGGTTAACTTTATAGATGGGTAAAAAGACTACTTCCAACTCTGAGGTAAAAAAGGCTAGAGCAGACTGGGATATTAATCCAACGTGGACAACTACCTTTTGTAACATTTGTGTGGAACAAATTCAAGCCGGGAATAGAACAAAAGGTGCTGGCTTTAGTACCAAAGGTTGGGTCAATTTGGTGACCAAATTTTGTAATGAGACCGGTCTAAACTATGATAAGGACCAATTAAAAAGTAGGTGGGATGTATTGAAAGGTGACTGGAGAGTGTGGGAAAGATTGAAGAATCTTGACACAGGTTTAGGTTGGGATGCAGAGAAGGGAACGATTGCTGCTCCTGATGAATGGTGGGACCTAAAGTTGAAGGTGAGTTgagtattttattaatatgtagtTAGTtgaagatagttttttttatattattgttatatgAGTGAAATTACAATTACATATTGTAGGAATTACCCAAAGCCAAAAAGTTTCGAGAGAAAGGTCCACAGAATCTAGAACAACTTGATATAATGTTTAGAGATGTTGCAGCAACTGGGGTAGCTGCATGGACCCCTTCTTCAAATACACTCCCTCCAACAATGCCAGAAGAGGGTGCTGGTGATTCAGATGGTAGCTCCGAATTTAAGGATAACCAATGTGACATGAGTTTAGACATTGATAGTTTGCAGCAAGGACAAACTAGTCAATCACGTAGTTCAGGACAAAAGCGAACTAGTGTATCAATACCCTcacagaagaaaaagaagaagataggagGAGCTGCAATGTTGGACGATCGTATGTGTCAATTAATAACTGCATGTCAAAATAGGTCTGAAGGTACTTCTCGAGAGTCACCATGTGATGGCGGTTGTACCTACTGAGAAGTCCATTCCGTACTTTGGAAGAAAGGGATATCCAACCCAAAATGTGATGGCTGCATGTGACTTTGATATGTTATTCACATTTGTTTTGCCTGGATGGGAAGGTGCAGCACACGACACCTCTATTTTTCTTGATACTATTCGTAAACAAAGTAACAACTTTCCGCACCCACCACCAGGTTTGTGCCATGGTTAATCAATTCTTCATTATAATGAcatattgtgtgtgtgttaatacaattgaattttcttttctaggAAAATATTATGTAGTTGATTCTGGATACCCAATGATGAAAGGCTATTTGGCACCATACAAGGGGATATCATACCATCTTCAGGAATTTCGAAGGAGAGGTGGAAGCCCTAGAACTAGACATGAAAAATTTAATCATGCTCACTCATCTCTTCGATGTACGATTGAGCGCACTTTTGGTGTGTGGAAGAATAAATGGAGAATTATCAGAAACATGCCATCTTTTCCATTCCATATCCAAATACTTATTGTATCTGCTACTATGGCTCTTCATAATTTTGTTAGACTAAATGATAGGGATGATATGGGCTTTATAAACGCCACTCAAGATTCAATTTCTAGAAGAGAACATAATAGTGAAGCAGGTAGCAGTTATGAGCAGAATTCAGGAACTTTAACAGACCCTGCGATGGTGGTTCTTCGTGATTCCATTGCTAATTCCATTTGGGAGGATAATAATTAgtagttgtcttttttttttttttttttttaatattatgtagtacaatttaaacttgggttattggtatgtattttatcatatttttttacatttttatgtagtacaatttaatCTTGGATTATTGGtgtatattttatctttttacatttttattttgtgcttcatgatgatgaaaattatttagatttataatattgATAAGAAGTCAATAAtggtaataacaaataattatgacactaaaaaagaaaaattacctaaacattattaaaataataccaattatatatattattattattttttttagtaagtatatgaaatagttgatttaagtatgaaataaactccttatatatacattgtcctttttggtaatttacctcTCAAACTGCAACTTTTatagtgctagccaaacactcagctttttcaaaaagcactttttaacagtttttaccaaacactcagctttttgaaaaagcactttttcattatgcactttttgaaaactcaactttttaaaaaagttcAACTTTTGAAAGTCGAACCAAACTCACCCGTAAGCA encodes:
- the LOC126706887 gene encoding protein ALP1-like, with translation MAVVPTEKSIPYFGRKGYPTQNVMAACDFDMLFTFVLPGWEGAAHDTSIFLDTIRKQSNNFPHPPPGKYYVVDSGYPMMKGYLAPYKGISYHLQEFRRRGGSPRTRHEKFNHAHSSLRCTIERTFGVWKNKWRIIRNMPSFPFHIQILIVSATMALHNFVRLNDRDDMGFINATQDSISRREHNSEAGSSYEQNSGTLTDPAMVVLRDSIANSIWEDNN